CCAATAAAACGGAAGTAAAAAAAGCTGATTACAGTGTGAGATTCCGTGTCCCTCAATCTCATTTTGAGCAAAAGCCAGAAGGTGCAAAAGAAGTGGGTTCTTATTATGTTTTCAGCGTTGCGTTTGAAGATGTAACGATTACTCCACGTTCAGATTTAAGAATTGTTGATGCAATCATGAAAATTATCCCGTTTTTCAATAAGTTGAAAGAAAATGGTGATATGGAAGAATTTAGCAAAGAAGAGCTATTATCTGTTTTTGTGAGTGCTGGTGACGATATTCACTTGGCAATCTATAATTTAGTTGCAACGTTCTTAGGGATTGATGATCAGATGGGCGAGTATATGCTGCCATTCTCTGTCATCGAAAACCTAAACAAAATCATGGAAAATCATCCAGAAGTCTTTAATGAAGCAGATGTTTTTTTCGGTTAATCTACAGACAAGCTTGTGAAAATGAGACTTCGGTGGAAAAAGAATCAGAAACATTTTTTGCTAATTTGAATATTTATACGTATATGGCGCATTATGTAGCGAAAGTATTAAAGCAGCGTCCGAATCTGATTTTAGATGGTTGGGGCGTTGCTGAATTATTGGTAGCTTATGGGCAATATGCGAATGAAGAAAGTTATAGTAATTTTCTGGAATGGAAATCGCTTGGGAACGAGACGAAACGTAAGGTTAAAAAACCGAAAGAGTATGCGGTCTTGTTTTATACGAATGATGATTTGGCGGATTAGTTGTTTTTTATGGAATAACAGGGACTCTGACAGAGTCTCTTTTTTGTTTGTGATAATAAAGAGTATGGCGATTAAACAGGACATGAACGATATCCGAATTTTTAGACGATATTTCTGTTGTAAGATGGTAGTATCGAAAGAATAGTTAAGGAAATGGCAAAAGGTTAATTCTAAGAGTGAAGATTTACATATGGATATCGATAACGAAGAAATAGCTGCTTACTAGGCAGCTATTTCTTTGACGTTTACAATGTAACTTTAATCAGCGGTGGTAAATTCAACAGAGACATCACGTACATGAACTTCATCACCCTCGTGTAATGTCACTCCTTGAGCTGTTTCACTATAAATGTCAGGTTTACCATCATCTGGATAAACTTTGGTTACTCGTTCTTTTCCTTTTGTAGAAGCCATATATTGTCGAAAAGGTATTTTGTCGCCGTTAGATGTTCTAACACTAACAGTACCAAATCCATCATCGACAGCTTTCAGGTTATATATGCCAGGAGCTAAGTCACCATTTTCTTTGATAATAAAGTCACCTGTTAATACTTTAGTAGTATCAGAGGATGTCGATTTTGTAAATTTGATGGATACCTTACGAATATGTACCTCATCTCCTTCATGTAATAGAACACCTTGAACGGTTTCGCTGTAGATATCAGGCTTACCATCATCTGGATAGATTTTTGTTACTTTATCTTGCCCTTTAGGGGAAGCCATGTAGCGACGAAAAGGCATTTTTTCACCGTTCTCTGTTTTAACGCTAACTGTGCCAAATCCGTCATCGATAGCTGTTAAATCATAAACACCTGGAAGAATTTCACTGTCTTTTCCAACAATAAAATCACCAGTTAGTGTTTTAGAGGTATTTTTTTCAGTTTTTTTAACTTTAGAATTGCTAGTGGCAGACTGATCAGTAGAGGAAATAGAATTTTGAGAATTATTGCAGGCTGACATTAAAACAATAGGAATTACCAGTAAAACCAATTTTTTCAATAGAAACACTCCTTGGTCCATGTTGTGATATTTATATAATAAGTAAAACATATTATAACATAAACTATAGTATTTTTTAATTGTAATTCTAAAATTAGACGATGGAACTTTAAATAATTAGTATAATTTTTTTCAAGGGCACTTTAATTAGCAGGAAGAAACATTATTTACATTCTGCTTGATAAACTTAGAAAGGAGGCGGAAAAAGTGGCAATAAAAAAAATAGGGATAAGTATAAATAGTAATGCTGAAGAGATTGAAAAACAATTTTCTAAGGTTTATTCTAAAATTAAACAAGTAAAATTTAACAAAACCAAATTTCAACCCAATTTTGAGAAGATTGAAAAAGTATTAGATCAGGCAAGAGGTTACAGTGGTATAGGAAATACCGCAAAATCTATCCAAAATGGGGCTGATGCACTTAAAAATATAAGCGATAAAGTTCCAGAAATAGTAGGGGGCGGTCCAGGCATAATAGGTACTGGAATTAATACGGTTAGTGAAGTTGTTCAGCTACTAGGTGAAGGAGCGAAAGTGATGGAAGAGATTAATAGTAAAGTTCCATCAAACTTAGATAAATTGACTCCAAAACTTTTTAATATGGGGGTAGCCATAGCTGGAATGGGAGGTGTTGTAGGAATTGTCGGTAAGCTAGCGGAGAAGAACTCAGAAGCAACAAGTGCAGGACTAGAAACAGTGGGAGGAATTACTAAGCTATTGGGCGAAGCTGCAGAATCACTGAAGCAAATCGATGCCAAAGTCCCATCAGATTTAGGAAAATTAGTACCTAAGTTACTAAATATGGGTGTGGCTATAAGTGGAATGGGTCTTCTTGTGATTGTTGCTGGGAAACTTTCTGAGAAAAATCCACTCGCAGCTCTTGCAGGTCTTGGTGTAGTGTGGGGAATAACAGAATTATTGATAAAATCTGCTGAAGCCTTGAAACAAATCAATAATAAAGTTCCCGGAAATCTTGGGAAAGTTACAGCTAAGATGCTTAGTATTGGAATAGCTATTGGTGGTATGAGTTTAATAGTAGGCGTAGTAGGTGCACTAGTTGCAACAGGTGTAGGTGCATTGATTGCTGGTTCAGGTCTAGTTACGGTTTATTTGGTTGCTTCTGAACTTATGCACGTTGCAGAGGCTATCAGTCAGCTTGATAAAAAGGTTCCGACAAATTTTAATAAGGTAAAACAGAAGATAAAAGTTATTGCTGAAGTTATTAAAGAATTCAGTACTTTAGGTAATCCTATTACACTTGTTAAAAATATTTTTGGTTCTCTGAGTACAGGATCTGTATCAAAAACGATTAAGATATTCATAGATATAGCAAAAGATTTTGAAAATCTTAGTAAATTTAAGATCCAATCTGTAGTGATTAAAAAGAAAATCCAAAGTATTCAAGAAGTATTGGAAACTATTAAAGGCAGTAACCTGATTCAAGCTTTAAATAGCAAGTTTAAAGCCTTTGATACAGCAGGTTTAGCTAACACTGTTTCTAATTTTGTTTCTATAGGTGAAGATTTTTCTAAGTTACAAGAGGTTTCATTTGATGATAAAGTTGTTGAAAGCAACTTAAAAAAAATTCAAGAAATATTAGAGATATTCAAGGGAGTAGAATTTCAGCAAATTTATGAGCATTTTAAAGAAGCGGGAGATACAATAGTTTTATCTGAAATGGTTGGTCAAATGCTTGAAATAGCTACTCATCTATCTGCTTTAGAAGAAATTCCTTTAGATACTGAAGCTGCTAAGAAAAAATTAGAAAAAATTCAAGAAGTGTTAAGTGTTTTTAAAGGAGGATCCTGGGCTGAACTGTTTGGCCATGGCTTAGAAGCAGCTGATAATTGGGTATTGACAAAAATGATAGATCAATTAAAAGAAATTAGCAGATTACTATCAGATTTTGATAAGCAAGCTTTAGATGAAGGAGCTTTAGCCTCTATATCGGAGAAAATTAAGAAACTTCAAGAGGTCTTAAGGCTTTTTGATGGAGCTGACTGGGATCAACTTTGGGAAAGTATTTTTGAATTAGCCGATACCTATGTTATTACAGCGACTATTGAAGTTCTTAAAAAAACGACAGATAAGTTAAAGATTCTAAATGAAGCAGCTAAAGACATTGATTTTGAGTCTGTTGGAAAAGTGATCTTAGAAATTCAGAAAGTTTTAAGCCATTTAAACAAGTCGACTTGGCAAGATCTATTGGATGATGCTATCACAGCAGGAGATTTATGGTTTGTAAGTAGTTCAATGAATAGGATTGCTGAAATTGCAAAAAGCTTAGAAAATACTCAAAAAACTAAATTTTCTTATGAAGTTGTTAAGAAAAAAATTGAGGACATTCAAGATGTAGTTAAGCTATTAGGTGAAGGTAAGAACTTTTTTGAGAAGATTGGTAGTATTTTTTCAGGAACATTTGATGAGGCAAAATTAATGCTAGCAGTCTCAAGTATGGAGAAAATTGTAGAGATTGCAAAAAGTTTGGAAATTTTACAAGAAATTACATTAAATAGAAAGAAAATTGACCAAAATATTGATTATATTAACAGCGCAATTGAAAAAATGGGTCAAGATAAACTATTAGATTTCTTTTCTAAGATGTTGAAGGCAGAAGATTGGATTGATATAAAGAATTCTGTGGATGCAATGATACCTGTGATGGAATCATTGAATAATCTGGTAAAAGACAAATTAGAGGACATTATGATTAATGATCGAATTACTAGGCTCAATAATATTATCAAAAATTTAGGACCAGACGGTCTTAAAACTAGTTTTGAAAATATGTTGAAGGCAGAAGAACTAATTGAAATCAAGAAAGCAGTAGAAGTTTTTATACAAATCATAGATATATTTGGAGATATTAATACTGCTGCAGAAAATATAGATTTTACAGCTGTTAATACAACAATTACAGATGTTACAGAAGCTGTAAAACGAATTGGCGACCTCGAAAGTACAACAGATGGGGTTGATCAAATTAAATTATTAATTGAATCGTTTGCCAAATTGATGGCAGATTTAAAAAAATTGGAAGGACAATTTCTTCTTATTGGAGCTAGTTATGGGCAGCAAATTATCGAAGGTTTTAATACAATGGAAGTATCCGCTTCTATTTTGAGACAAATTACTACTTTAATTCAATCGTTAAATAATAAGTTTGTAAACTTTTTGATGATTGGTACACTCTGGGGAATGTCTTTGAAAGGCGCATTCAATAATGCGATACAGAATTTGTTTTCTAGTATTGATACGCAAGTTGCAAATCTTAGTGAATATAACTCGGTATTTACATCTTTCGGAACTTTGCTAGGACAATCTTTTGTAGATAGTTTTGCAATTAAAATTGAAGGAATTAGTACAGCAGTCCAAAATCAAGTTGATAAGATTCAAAGCATAATTGATAATTCTTCTAATCCAGTTAGATCGGCTATTAATAAAGCCCAAAAAACAGGCAATTATGCAACTGGAGGTGAAGTAGCTGGTAATCGTTCATTAAGTGGTTTATCCAGCATTTTCAAAAAGAAAGGTACAGATACTGTACCAGCCATGCTAACACCAGGAGAATTTGTTCAGCGCAGAGCAGCTGTTAGTACCTTTGGTCTTGATTTTATGAATAAAGTAAACAATCTTGATGTTCGTGGAGCATTTAGCGCGTTGACAGGTAGATTTAATACTCAGTCAATGCTTATTCCGGCTGTTTCAACTGTTGTCAATAACATTAACCATACAACAAATAATGCTAATAGAGTGACACAAAATGTAGTTGGTGGAAATGCTGATTATATTATGAAACGAGCAAGTCGTTATTTAAGATAAGCTTTTAAATGATGAAACTGTTTATCTGTTGGTTATAAGTATAATAACTAAAAATAATTTCTTCCTTTTTGAAATGATATTTACAATTAACGGTCAAACAAATGAAGTTTCAGATGTCGATCTTAAGTTAAAAGGAAATATTGATGGAGAAATGAAAGATGATTTATCATATGAAGTAAGTAAAGGCAGAATGGTAGAACATTCTCTTTTCAACACTGATATAGCAGCACTAGCAGAAGTCCTGAAAAGCCTAGATTATTCTGATAAAGAAATCTTAGAATTCGCTCAGTGGTATTACAACAATAATAATTAACAAAAAGAACAAGAACAGCTTTTTAGCTGTTCTTGTTCTTTTTTATCTACCCAACCAACCCAAAAGAAAGGAGAAAACCATGACGATATTAAACAGAAAATACATCCAATTCAACGATCTTGTGATCGACAACTACGAAATGTTGCAATCAGCGGATCTAAGCGGCGGGTTTAAAACAGGTACAACAGAATATAGCTTCGGTCATGGAAGTTACGCTAATTTTAAAGCCAAGCAGCAGTTTTCTATGGAGCAATCGCTAAGCATGACATTAAAACTCGATACAAGGAAATTGAGCTGTGATCAAAAGAAATTTTATAAAGACTACGTATACATGAATCTTGTCAAAGCAGGTAAGTTATGGGCTATTGAAGGCGAACAGCTATTATGGACAAATGCTTTTATTAAGGATTTCAGCGAGTCTTATTCAATGGAACGACATGTCGTTAATTTTGATATTGATTTTGTGTTATACGAAGGAGTCTGGCACAAAGCAGATACCAAAAAAGTTTTTCTAAAACCATATGCAGCTTGCAATTTTATGGAATGTTTAGACTTTCAGGAAGTTGACGAGTGTCAGGATTGTTGTATTTCTTGCAGTCAAACGAACCATGAACCATGTCCAAAATGTGTCTGTGAATGTGAGTTTCTAAATGGAGAGAACTCGCTTTGCGAGCTGAAAAAAGAAATTACCAGTGCTTTTTATAGCCAATGTGGTGATACCTATCAGATCATCTATAACTGCGAGGCAGGGAAAAAGATTTGGTCTGAAGAAAAAATGCTTGGACATAAAATTTGTAAAGCAGAGCCATGTAAAGATATTATCGCAGGTCAATTCTATAGCGATACGATTCTAGACAGTGATAAGGTCACGATTACCTTGATTGGAGCAATGAAAGATCCTGTGGTTACCTTAAACGGCAATACGATGCAAATATTAGGTGAATATAACGGGAAGTTGACATTGACTGCGAGTGGCGAGATTTTTTATCTAGAAGATAAATGTTGTTCAGAAAAGACAATCAGTATCAATCAACTCGTTATACCTGTGGGCAATACATTTGGCTTTACAGTCCATCACGGGACGAACAGACTTATCGTAGAAACAAATAACTGTTGTGAAATGACTTGTGCGTATGTCAAAGTCGACAGATTAACGATTTAAAAAGGAGGGAAACCAATGTCTGATTATTGTACAGCTTGTGGTGCTTTAAAAGAGTATGCACCGCATTTTGTTGCCAATGGGATTACAAACAAAGAGTGTCAAAGTCTCCAGAAGGATACAGGCTTAAACCCAGATTTAAAAGAGTTGCATACCAATTGTGAAGACCTCAATGATATGCTGGACTGTTTACTCAGCTCATTACAAGACAAATTACCAGCCTATAGTGTTTGTGAGTGGAAAGAGTACATGAAAGAAGTAACAAACAATCTATATACTCTCCAAAAAGCATTGATTTGCAGCGAATGCGGACAATGGGGGAAATTGCATGAAATAGAAGATTCAATCAATAAATTATGGGCAAAAATGGCAAAGGTGGAAGCGGCATTAGACGCTTTAGCTGCTCAAAAATGGGAAGTCGATGTTCGTCGCGTCGTTCAGGCAGAAGTCCCAGAGTTAAAGATTCATATTGATCGGTCAGGATATTTTGAATTTAACTGGACAGATTGGGACATGAATGGTTCTGTCATTACCAAGCCGATGGGTAGAGGGAAACTTACAGGTAGAATTAATTTTGGTATGACTCAGGAAAATGGTATGAATGCCAAATGGCAAGTTAGAAGTGTCACCTTAGATACTGTTTCTTACAACTCACTGAATGTTAGAAGCTTGGAGTTTATTATCAAGTTTTATGTACCAAAAATGACAGGAGGAACAGTATCGTACGAACGTCCGCATGATACTATGAAAAGCTTCACTGATAAAATCAATAAAACGATTCCTGTCAATTTGAAAGGAGTCTTAACTTCAGGACAGAATAGTGGCTGGTTGCAGATTTTTACGTTTAAGGATCAAGGGAAAGTACGGAGCAATATCGTGGATGGACAAGTACGTTTCACTAACAAACATTTAACGTCCGTTCCACCATATATTTAAGTAATTCAGAAAAGGAGAGGAAGACAATGGCTGAATATTGTGCAGCATGTGAGAATTTAAAAGAATATGCAGCGAATTTTATCATAAATGGCATTACAGAAAAAGAGTGTAATAGCTTGAAAAAAGACACAGGACTAAATCCGAATTTGGATGTTCTACATACCAATTGTGAAGATTTAAATGATCTTAATGACTGTCTAATCGGTGCTTTAAAAGAGACTTTGGCAGACCAAAGCGTATGTGATTGGAAAGAATTTATGGATCAATTAATGACTAATTTACAATTGATGAATAAAGCGATGGTTTGTAGCGACTGTGGGCAATGGTTGAAGATTCATGAATTAGAAGACTCAATCAATAAATTATGGAAAAAAATGGCAAAAGTAGAGGCAGCATTAGATGCGTTAGCGGCTCAAAACTGGGAAGTGAATGCACGTTATTTAATTGAATATTCAACACCAGAAATGAGCGTATCAATTGATCGAAGTACGGGAAATTTTGTATTTAATTGGACAGATTGGTTAAATAGCTCGTATACACAACGCTTAGGAAAAGGCCGCGTCACGGGTAAAGTTCATTTTGGCATGGGTCAAGAGAGTGGATTGAATGCGAAATGGCAAATTAGAAGTGTAACAATCAACACATGTAGTTATACCTCAAACCAAGTGAGTGATGTAAATACATTTGTTATTAATTTATATGTAAAAGATGATAGTGAAGCATTGATTTATCAGAAAACGCATAATACCATGAGTAGTTTTACAGACAATATCAATAAAACAGTCACTATTGGTATGAAAGGTGTACTTTCTACAGGAAGCAATAGTGGGTGGATTCAGTTTCTTGAAGTCTTTAATGATAGTGTATCAAGTTCGCTTGATGACCGCGCCAATGTTCAAATACAATTTGTCAATAATAACAAATCACCGCTTTCTCCATATATCTAAACTAAGTATGTAAGAAAAAATCGTTTTTGCTTGTTTTATACAGCAGAAGCGTTTTTTGTTAGATACACTACTTTTATCAAAAAATGGACTATAAAAGAATAAAGAATGACAGAAAAGAAAGGATGAAACAACATGACAGATTGCCAAGCGTGTGAAAAATTAAAAACAGACAACCCAGAATTTGTGTTGAATGGGATTACAGATAAGGAATGCAAAAGTTTACAGAAAAATACAGGATTAAATCCTAAATTACCTGTTTTGCATAAGAACTGTGAAGATTTAAATGATATGAATGATTGCTTATTAGGCTATTTAGGAGAAGAACTTCCAGCAGTGGATATGTGTGATATTAAAGACTTTATTCAGGATTTTCTAAATAATCAACGACTGATGAATAAAGCGTTGATTTGCTCAGATTGTGGGCAATGGGAGTTGATTGAAAAAATGCTGGATGCTTTATTGAAAATCATTGAGAAACTAAAAGAAATCGGCGTCTGGGAAGGCGGTCTTGAAGGCGGCTTTATTCCAGGAAAAGGGATCGCTGGCGGAAATATCAACTTATTTGGTGGTTCTCCTGATGGTGCTCATTATATCCGAACGAATAATAAATCTACAGAAAACGATTTAGCGGGCGGGATCAATGTAGCCTTGTTGAAACAATTGAAAGCAGAATTGAAGGAAGAACTAAAACAAGAATTAAAAGAGGGTGAATAAGGATGCCGAATAAAAATTATGCACCAATTCGTGGTAGTTGGGGACATGATCCTGGTGTTCCTGGAGACGTTTATCTTGCTGGAGCGCCAACCGCTGCAGCATTTAATGCAATGCCGGGAAATCCGCCTGGGTATCCAGCAGGGCTAGGGTATGGTAAAGGGGTAACAGCAGAAAATATAAACGGCAGTATCTACCGATTACGTTTGTCTCTGGTAGCCTATGGAACTTCAGCGGCAACAGGAAACTACACGCCCTATGTGTATGCTGGTAATTTAGCAACAGAATACGATTGGCAACTGATTGTTGCTAAAACTTCCGTCAATACAGAGAACCCTGAAAGTGCACCGTACACACATGCTTTTACAGAAACGTTAAAAAAGAAATACTACGGAACGCAGCCCTTATATGCATTGGGTGGATGGAACAATTCACATGCCCAAGATAGTTCAGGTGGGACTTGGTACAACGATGTAACAAAAAATACCTTTGATGCAACGGATATTACGTGGTTAAAAATAACGATTTATGGAGATGATACATTTCCACTAGCCTATAGCTACATTCGATTTGCAGATATTATTGATGATTATCGTCCAATGGCTATTAGAAAAAATGGTACATGGAAATCACTGGACAATAAAGGCGGTTTTTGGCAGATTCGCAAGTCAGGTAAATGGGTAGATGTTCCTAAAACACTTTTTAGCGATGATGGAAAACCGAACAAAAGTGCCAATCAAATCCGTAAAGGCGGAACATGGAAAGCGCAAAGTAAGATAGGAGGCTGAATAGATGTCAAGCAATGAAACAGCAATCAATTGGATGGATCAACGCAAAGGAAAAGTGACTTATAGTAGACCGGCAAGATTAGGTCCAAATAGTTATGACTGTAGTTCAGCCGTTTACTATGCCTTGATTGCCGCAGGTGTTTTTTCTGTCGGTACGATGGGCAATACGGACACTTTGTTTGGGCACTTAGAAAGTGCAGGCTGGCAGCAAGTCAGTAACCCTCAAAGAGGTGATGTGTTTATCTGGGGAATAAGAGGAGCTTCTGGCGGCGATGATGGTCACGCTGGAATATTTGTTGATAGTACTAGTATTATTCATTGTAATTTATTTGCAAATGGAATATCAGTCGATAATCATGCGTCCAGACGTAGCTATAATGGAAATCCGCCAGCTACGTTTTATCGTAATCCCAAAGGCTCTAGTGGCGGTTCTACTCCAGCACCAGAAATAACATCAGAGGAAGAGCGCAGAGCTTGGTCAATTGCTCAATTACTAAATAAATCTGGCTACAATATGAGTTCAATTGCAGGCTTACTGGGAAATATCGATGTTGAGACAGGTGGATCAATGAACCCTGATACTGATCAAATAGATGGTCCAGCCTATGGACTTGTTCAATGGGACGGCTCTGCGTATCCCTTGGTTGGTAGTCCAACATATAATGGACGAGAATATGTTCAGCGTTTACTTAGCCACGCAGGGATTAATGGCAATTATACAAGTGTGGAAGTGCAGACTCGTTTGATCGATTGGTGTATGTTCAACGGTCAATGGATCGGTGTAGTTGAACCTAAATCGGTAGAAGGATTTAAAAATGCTACAGATGTGGAACAAGCCACATTTGCTTTTGTCAAAAACTTTGAACGAGCAGGTACAGAGCATTTACAAAGGCGTTATGATGCTGCGAAACGTTGGCATACTTTTTTAAACAAATTACCTTCTGACTTAGGAGAATTAGAGACCTTTGAAACCATGACCAATGTTGGCTCTTTGGATTTCTTAGGAATTAAAAATGGAGAAATTCATGCCTCTGGTTGGCACTTTAGTTCTGATAAAGGCGACCAATATATTGCTTTTATCAATGCGGAGACGGATCAGGAACTTGGGCGTATCAAAGCTGCACCGATGGACCGGCCAGATGTTAAAGAAGCCTATCCAAAAGTAATCGGCGTTGAAAACGCTGGTTTTGACGTGAAACTAAAAGTAGCAAATGGAACAGCTGTTTACATCAAAGGAATACGTACGAATGGCTCAGCTATCGACGAACTAATTTTTGATAAAATCATCATCTTTGAACAAGCCTTTGATGTTGAAATCGATCCGTATGCTAAAAGCAATACTAAATTCTTTTTTGAGATTTTAGAAAATGGCAAGGTAATCAAACGAGGGACAAAGATCTTAAACACACTTAGCTGGAACAATGAGCTGATGTATGTACCAACGACTCAAATCGAGTTACCAATTGAATATACAGAATGGATCAAAGGTCGTGAGGAAATCAAGTTGTATATCAACCAAAAAGTTTTTCACGGTATTGTGACAGGGTATACGCTAGACAAAGATAATGAAACATTATCTGTTGAGTTAGCTCATGTAGTTTCTGAATGGGAATACCGTCAAATCTCCACTAATCTAGCGGCTAAAAATCGAACAATTAACGATATTTACAGCACACTCGATTTTCGCTATCCAGGCTGGAATGTGAATTATCTGCAAGATTCAGCCATGCGTGTGATCGATTATGTATACAGTCGACAAAACAAATTAGAAGGTTTAACGAAAACCTGTGAATTGACCCCAGATTTATTTTGGCGAGTAGGCTTTCATTTTGGTCGTGCTCTAGAAATTGGTTCTTTCGGAGAAAAAAAATCCTATATTTTTTCGACCAAACCTAGTAGCAAACAAAACATCCGTATCATCGCTGAGCCAACAATCAACCATAATTTTGATCATGTGGTGAACATTGCTACCGTTTATGGGGAAAAATCAGATTCTGGAATGTCCAGTATGAGTCTAAGAGAGATCTATGAAAATAAAGCAAGCCAAGATCCCAAATTTCCAGTTCTGATTTTAAGAAAAGGAATCAATAATGAGCGAGGGTACGATTATATCCAATTTTCAAAACTAGCACCCAATGGGAATATTGAATACTCTGTCATTGATACGGAAAGTATAGCACTGGAATCCGCTAAAGTAATTGAAGGGGCATTTTCATTCAATGATTTAGCGCCATTTAATACAAACGAAAAAGAAATCACCGATGAAGACCGAGCCAAAGCAGCTAAAACAGCTTATGATGCGGCTGTGAAAAAGTTGAAACAATCAAGACGTACGTATCAAATCGAATTGACGGTAGAAGAATTACCTGATGATATCAATGTAGGCGATAAAGTCCGTTTACTATATGACAATCAATTATTGGCAGTAGAAGAGTGTTCCAACTACATGAAAAAGATTCTTAAACTAGACGATTGGTTTTATATAACGAGTATCAATTACGCCATCGATCAAAACGGAGTTGAACAAAATAGTGTTGTGCTAGAGAAATTTTTAAAAGTAGACAGGGAGAGTGGGCAACAATGAAAATGACGTATGATTCAGCATTAAATAAAATGGCCGAACGAATCGCTGATCGAACAGTTGAAAGTAAGCAAGATCAACTTCAAAGAAGAAATCAAGTCGTTGATATTTATGGCATGGAATTTACACGGCAAGGTGATACGAATCATCCTGCTGTTTTTTATATCTCTGTTAGCCCAGACTTGATCTACTATGAACGATTTGAAT
The DNA window shown above is from Enterococcus sp. 4G2_DIV0659 and carries:
- a CDS encoding phage tail tip lysozyme, which translates into the protein MSSNETAINWMDQRKGKVTYSRPARLGPNSYDCSSAVYYALIAAGVFSVGTMGNTDTLFGHLESAGWQQVSNPQRGDVFIWGIRGASGGDDGHAGIFVDSTSIIHCNLFANGISVDNHASRRSYNGNPPATFYRNPKGSSGGSTPAPEITSEEERRAWSIAQLLNKSGYNMSSIAGLLGNIDVETGGSMNPDTDQIDGPAYGLVQWDGSAYPLVGSPTYNGREYVQRLLSHAGINGNYTSVEVQTRLIDWCMFNGQWIGVVEPKSVEGFKNATDVEQATFAFVKNFERAGTEHLQRRYDAAKRWHTFLNKLPSDLGELETFETMTNVGSLDFLGIKNGEIHASGWHFSSDKGDQYIAFINAETDQELGRIKAAPMDRPDVKEAYPKVIGVENAGFDVKLKVANGTAVYIKGIRTNGSAIDELIFDKIIIFEQAFDVEIDPYAKSNTKFFFEILENGKVIKRGTKILNTLSWNNELMYVPTTQIELPIEYTEWIKGREEIKLYINQKVFHGIVTGYTLDKDNETLSVELAHVVSEWEYRQISTNLAAKNRTINDIYSTLDFRYPGWNVNYLQDSAMRVIDYVYSRQNKLEGLTKTCELTPDLFWRVGFHFGRALEIGSFGEKKSYIFSTKPSSKQNIRIIAEPTINHNFDHVVNIATVYGEKSDSGMSSMSLREIYENKASQDPKFPVLILRKGINNERGYDYIQFSKLAPNGNIEYSVIDTESIALESAKVIEGAFSFNDLAPFNTNEKEITDEDRAKAAKTAYDAAVKKLKQSRRTYQIELTVEELPDDINVGDKVRLLYDNQLLAVEECSNYMKKILKLDDWFYITSINYAIDQNGVEQNSVVLEKFLKVDRESGQQ